A region from the candidate division WOR-3 bacterium genome encodes:
- a CDS encoding polysaccharide deacetylase family protein — MVKAIQFHRVTPKVQFCGTWNHPGQFEGFIRSIQRDFRVVLPGDEGDGLVITFDDGDMSVYHHAFPILKRCGVKAVVFLIGEYIGKDDLWDITLLGKRSVHLGWDEICEMKEWGIEFGSHTMNHRNLTTLNMDEISYELSESKRILEDRIGQVRCVSYPFNRVNDQIVSLARQAGYQYGFGGSGQSDLLIKKEAVYITDTPWSLNVKIRERPRLLYRYDRAKQQVINYFTIATMLAKKQSKG; from the coding sequence GTGGTAAAAGCAATTCAGTTTCACAGAGTCACACCTAAGGTCCAGTTCTGTGGTACCTGGAACCACCCTGGGCAATTCGAGGGCTTCATACGTTCGATTCAGCGTGATTTCAGGGTGGTGCTGCCCGGCGATGAAGGAGACGGGTTGGTTATTACCTTTGATGATGGGGATATGAGCGTATATCACCATGCATTTCCGATTCTCAAACGGTGCGGTGTGAAGGCAGTTGTGTTTCTGATCGGCGAATATATAGGTAAGGACGATCTATGGGATATCACTTTGCTGGGTAAGAGAAGCGTTCACCTTGGATGGGATGAGATCTGTGAAATGAAGGAGTGGGGGATCGAATTCGGATCGCATACAATGAACCACCGTAATCTCACGACGCTCAATATGGATGAAATTTCTTATGAGCTGTCAGAATCGAAAAGGATTCTTGAGGACAGAATTGGACAAGTCCGATGTGTATCCTACCCATTCAATCGAGTGAATGACCAGATTGTCAGTCTTGCCAGGCAGGCCGGCTACCAATACGGGTTCGGCGGGTCAGGACAGAGTGACCTGCTCATAAAAAAAGAAGCAGTATATATAACTGATACTCCCTGGAGCTTAAATGTTAAAATACGCGAGCGTCCGCGACTACTATACCGTTACGATAGGGCTAAGCAGCAGGTCATAAACTACTTCACGATAGCCACGATGCTTGCGAAGAAACAGTCAAAGGGTTAG
- a CDS encoding cation diffusion facilitator family transporter, with translation MEKMVDTLVMLFRLDKGNRFKKYGYFEGFLSILLNVVLSTLKFVFGTLLNSVSLIADALHSLSDVITSVIVVFGFKISAKPPDEEHPFGHGRAERIVSIVIACLLIVVGFEFFMSGFERFRNPIPIRSDALVIAMLVGSIFIKEFLYQISLRLGRRINSASLKADAFHHRTDAISTVLVLIGFVCFRFGLFSLDGLMGMAVALIIVYAGVSIIIESGNFLIGQAPSSFLVDRIKDTAAQCDGVNDVHHIHVHDYGGQLEVTIHVRLKSNILLDDAHLKASEVEEAIRRCVPGAEVTVHLEPYNEGRRNS, from the coding sequence ATGGAAAAGATGGTCGATACACTGGTCATGCTGTTCCGGCTTGACAAAGGCAACAGGTTCAAGAAGTACGGATACTTTGAGGGTTTTCTGAGCATTTTACTGAATGTTGTTCTATCTACTCTCAAGTTCGTTTTTGGCACGTTACTGAATAGTGTTTCGTTGATCGCCGACGCACTTCACTCGCTTTCTGATGTCATCACATCGGTGATAGTGGTGTTCGGTTTTAAGATTTCGGCAAAGCCGCCAGATGAGGAACATCCGTTCGGGCACGGAAGGGCGGAACGTATTGTTTCGATAGTTATTGCTTGTTTGCTCATCGTGGTGGGTTTTGAATTCTTCATGAGCGGTTTTGAACGATTCAGGAATCCGATTCCCATCAGGTCAGATGCTCTGGTGATCGCGATGCTTGTGGGGTCGATATTCATTAAGGAATTCCTTTACCAGATATCTTTACGTCTGGGGCGTAGGATCAATTCCGCCAGCCTTAAAGCAGATGCCTTTCATCACCGAACCGACGCGATTTCAACGGTTCTCGTCTTGATTGGGTTTGTATGTTTTCGCTTTGGGCTGTTCAGTCTTGATGGCTTAATGGGTATGGCGGTTGCTCTGATAATTGTATATGCCGGTGTCTCCATCATCATAGAATCGGGTAATTTCTTAATCGGCCAGGCGCCGTCTTCGTTTTTGGTCGATAGGATCAAGGACACGGCAGCGCAATGCGACGGGGTAAACGATGTGCATCATATCCATGTCCATGATTATGGAGGTCAACTTGAGGTTACCATACATGTAAGATTGAAAAGCAATATTCTTCTGGACGATGCGCATCTGAAAGCGTCAGAGGTTGAGGAGGCGATCAGGCGCTGTGTGCCGGGTGCCGAAGTTACCGTGCACCTTGAACCCTACAATGAAGGCAGAAGAAATTCGTAA
- a CDS encoding GNAT family N-acetyltransferase — protein sequence MKAEEIRKAHDGFTIRKFRMADYDSLLELWDNAGLPHKPKGRDTRENISREINHPNAVFLVAEKDGCLIGSAFGTHDGRKGWINRVAVLPAHRRQGIAADLVEEIEKHITRMGIGIIACLVEEWNRDSLSFFQKMGYVCHKDIFYLTKREVDYI from the coding sequence ATGAAGGCAGAAGAAATTCGTAAGGCACACGACGGTTTCACAATAAGAAAATTCCGTATGGCAGACTACGATTCATTATTGGAACTGTGGGACAATGCTGGATTACCTCATAAGCCTAAAGGTCGCGATACTAGGGAGAACATATCGCGGGAGATCAATCATCCTAATGCGGTGTTTCTCGTGGCTGAGAAGGACGGTTGTCTGATCGGTTCTGCGTTCGGCACGCACGACGGGAGAAAGGGTTGGATAAACCGGGTTGCTGTTCTTCCTGCACACCGGAGGCAGGGCATCGCAGCCGATTTAGTTGAAGAAATAGAAAAGCACATCACGAGAATGGGGATCGGCATAATTGCCTGTCTTGTTGAAGAATGGAACAGAGATTCACTAAGTTTTTTCCAGAAGATGGGTTATGTTTGCCACAAAGACATATTCTATCTTACAAAGCGGGAGGTTGATTACATATGA
- a CDS encoding amino acid racemase gives MKKIGIIGGLGPEATIDYYRTIINECREQTQGDVPEIILYSLNLRDFPSIDNEDAVVKWLLDGLKALHRAGAHFAIISANTPHIVFDKLKPLSPLPLLSIVEETWTAVRALGVGRVGLFGTKVTMSSDFYQRVFENYGIALVVPSIEEQDYIDHKISSELMFNNICEETRNGLLGIAERMISDEDIEALILGCTELPLILTHDDLGIPFLNTTRIHALSAIRYCLTGL, from the coding sequence ATGAAGAAAATAGGTATTATCGGGGGGTTGGGCCCGGAAGCAACAATAGACTACTATCGTACGATCATAAATGAATGCCGTGAGCAAACACAAGGCGACGTTCCGGAGATCATCCTCTACAGTTTGAACCTCAGGGACTTTCCAAGTATTGATAATGAAGATGCGGTCGTAAAATGGTTATTAGACGGTCTCAAAGCGCTGCACCGTGCTGGGGCACATTTTGCTATCATCTCTGCAAACACGCCGCATATTGTATTTGATAAGCTAAAGCCTCTGTCGCCGCTACCTTTGTTGAGCATTGTGGAAGAAACGTGGACGGCAGTCAGGGCATTGGGTGTTGGCAGGGTGGGGCTTTTTGGTACCAAGGTAACCATGAGTAGTGATTTTTACCAGCGGGTTTTCGAAAATTATGGTATCGCGCTAGTCGTACCATCAATAGAAGAACAGGACTATATTGATCATAAAATATCGTCAGAACTTATGTTTAACAACATATGTGAAGAAACGAGGAATGGCTTGCTTGGAATAGCAGAGCGGATGATCAGCGATGAAGATATAGAGGCACTAATTCTTGGATGCACCGAGTTACCGCTCATACTCACCCATGATGATTTGGGTATCCCGTTCCTTAACACAACGAGGATCCATGCACTCAGTGCCATCCGCTATTGTCTGACAGGTCTGTAG
- a CDS encoding response regulator, with the protein MEQPRVLIIDDEKAICEACSTVLTQEHYDVQTSHDGETGLEKVDAFKPDIVFVDLKMPGMSGIDVIRAIKEKNPDIVPIVITGYASIDSAVESMKAGAYDFLPKPFTPAQLRIIAERALDKRLASLEAERLRCEKEKMRQGFISMVSHELRTPLVAVIQYLEVLNNSFAGSISGDQGKIIDRMKVRMTELLRMIDRWLKLARLEELKLKEDFAVFDIEPVILEAIDLVKNIAAEKNVSVEYNACSSEAAIKGDRDLIKEVLVNLIGNGVKYNHIGGKVDVSIGEQGVHWVISIRDTGIGIPAGELPHVIEEFYRVKREGVAAGTGIGLSIVKKILDIHEGKLEIASVLNQGSTFSVFLPKIEPSIKGDR; encoded by the coding sequence ATGGAGCAGCCAAGAGTCTTGATCATCGACGATGAAAAAGCGATCTGTGAGGCTTGCTCGACCGTTCTGACCCAGGAGCACTATGACGTTCAGACCAGCCATGATGGTGAAACAGGACTGGAAAAAGTTGACGCCTTCAAACCGGATATCGTTTTTGTCGATTTAAAGATGCCGGGTATGAGCGGCATAGATGTTATCCGGGCAATAAAAGAGAAGAATCCTGACATAGTGCCTATCGTAATTACTGGTTATGCATCGATTGATTCGGCTGTCGAATCAATGAAGGCAGGTGCCTATGACTTTCTACCGAAACCTTTTACACCTGCACAGCTCAGAATTATTGCAGAAAGGGCACTGGATAAGCGACTGGCATCTCTTGAAGCTGAGCGCCTAAGATGTGAGAAAGAGAAGATGCGTCAGGGATTTATTTCGATGGTGTCGCATGAATTGCGTACACCGCTTGTTGCGGTTATTCAATACCTCGAGGTACTTAATAATAGTTTTGCCGGTAGCATTTCCGGTGATCAGGGTAAGATTATCGATCGGATGAAGGTACGTATGACTGAGTTGTTGAGGATGATCGACCGGTGGTTAAAACTTGCCCGGCTCGAGGAATTAAAGTTGAAAGAAGATTTCGCAGTCTTCGATATCGAGCCAGTGATTCTCGAAGCAATTGACCTTGTCAAGAATATCGCTGCTGAAAAAAATGTATCTGTAGAATACAATGCCTGCTCCTCTGAGGCTGCGATTAAGGGAGACCGTGATTTAATTAAGGAAGTTCTTGTGAATTTGATTGGCAATGGCGTAAAATACAACCACATCGGGGGAAAGGTGGACGTTTCGATCGGTGAGCAGGGTGTTCACTGGGTTATTAGTATTCGTGATACCGGTATTGGTATTCCTGCAGGTGAATTGCCTCATGTGATTGAGGAGTTTTACCGTGTCAAGAGAGAAGGGGTGGCGGCGGGTACCGGTATCGGTTTGTCAATTGTGAAGAAGATACTAGATATTCATGAAGGAAAGTTAGAAATTGCCAGTGTGCTGAATCAAGGAAGCACGTTCAGCGTTTTCTTACCTAAGATAGAACCGTCTATTAAAGGAGATCGATAA
- a CDS encoding response regulator, which produces MKNIRILVIDSDLEYAESNRKILEAAGYDVIIAQTGKQGLEAARKENPDLVILDAMLPDINGLSVCRELKESVKHEVMPVLVVTALGTTGESYLANMAKEHKADGFFAKPVAAKQLLSKIEELLSKTTPVPKAPSAKARILLVDDDPDFLEATRHILVANRYEVITAKDGEEGVAKAKYERPDLIVLDVIMPGKDGYSVCYELRKVEQTRPIPIIMLTAIGQQLSKPEYAMDMAIDHLADDYIDKPVDTQTLIRKIEKHLRFYGR; this is translated from the coding sequence ATGAAGAATATAAGAATTCTAGTCATCGATAGTGATTTGGAATATGCCGAAAGCAACAGGAAGATTCTAGAAGCAGCGGGTTATGATGTCATTATCGCACAAACCGGCAAGCAGGGGCTGGAAGCTGCCCGTAAGGAAAATCCAGATCTGGTCATTCTTGATGCAATGCTGCCCGATATAAATGGCTTATCTGTCTGTCGTGAATTGAAGGAAAGTGTGAAGCATGAGGTTATGCCGGTTCTTGTTGTAACCGCACTCGGGACAACGGGCGAGAGTTACCTTGCTAACATGGCTAAAGAGCACAAGGCAGATGGATTCTTTGCGAAGCCTGTCGCTGCAAAGCAGCTGCTTTCCAAGATTGAAGAGCTGTTGAGCAAGACTACCCCTGTGCCGAAGGCACCGTCGGCCAAGGCGCGGATTCTGCTCGTTGATGACGACCCCGATTTTCTCGAAGCCACTCGTCATATACTGGTCGCGAATCGGTACGAAGTCATAACGGCCAAGGATGGGGAGGAGGGTGTTGCTAAGGCCAAATACGAGAGGCCGGATTTGATTGTGCTCGATGTCATAATGCCTGGAAAGGATGGTTATTCTGTATGCTACGAATTAAGAAAAGTCGAACAGACACGACCGATACCCATCATCATGCTGACAGCGATTGGACAACAATTGTCCAAACCCGAGTATGCAATGGACATGGCCATTGACCACCTTGCCGACGATTATATCGATAAACCTGTAGATACGCAAACGCTCATTCGTAAGATCGAAAAGCATCTGAGATTCTACGGGCGATAA
- a CDS encoding 4Fe-4S dicluster domain-containing protein — protein MPLVPRFKYEVATEPGGENIKLCFACGICTASCPIREVDNRYNPRKIIRMVLLGMKDRILKSDFIWLCSSCYACSERCPQGVRFTEVMNAIKNLAVKAGFVHPAYLLQVGIIKKFGRLYEIDSFDNNKRTSLGLPVVAKAKMFTAKISALTGLDDILNKIKGHAA, from the coding sequence ATGCCACTTGTTCCGAGATTCAAGTATGAGGTTGCCACCGAGCCGGGCGGTGAGAACATAAAGTTGTGTTTTGCTTGTGGCATATGCACAGCCAGTTGTCCGATCCGGGAGGTGGATAACCGGTATAATCCACGTAAAATAATCCGTATGGTCCTTTTGGGGATGAAAGATCGTATATTGAAAAGCGATTTTATTTGGTTATGCTCAAGCTGCTATGCTTGCAGCGAGCGGTGTCCTCAAGGCGTACGTTTTACTGAAGTGATGAACGCAATAAAGAACCTTGCGGTAAAGGCGGGTTTTGTTCATCCTGCCTATCTATTACAGGTAGGTATCATAAAGAAATTTGGGCGGCTCTACGAGATTGATTCGTTCGATAACAACAAAAGGACGTCCCTTGGCCTGCCGGTTGTTGCTAAGGCAAAGATGTTCACTGCCAAGATCAGCGCCTTGACCGGTCTTGATGATATCCTTAACAAGATAAAGGGCCATGCTGCATAA
- a CDS encoding CoB--CoM heterodisulfide reductase iron-sulfur subunit B family protein, which translates to MRYAIFPGCTVLGRGRNYEMAARQVGKLIGIEFVDLDDFECCGFPVKSIHHDTFVLMAAHNILAAEEQSLNICTLCSACTGSLTEVNKYLGEHFDEKAKVVATLRKQGFDFHFSKSIEVKHFAKILYEKFDLDNIGKMITRKLLGLRIAVHYGCHYLKPVDIYDGAEDPENPHSIDDLVRLTGAESVAYSEKTKCCGAGVLAISEELAYTMARSKLLELSQNSVDALVVVCPFCSIMFDDNQRKIEQKFQEQYNMPVLYYPQLLGIALGIDEKALGLRMNRVSTKKLMEKISYV; encoded by the coding sequence ATGAGATATGCAATTTTTCCCGGTTGCACTGTACTTGGTAGGGGAAGGAACTACGAGATGGCAGCACGGCAGGTTGGAAAATTGATTGGCATTGAATTCGTTGATCTGGACGACTTCGAATGCTGCGGGTTTCCGGTTAAGTCAATACACCACGACACATTTGTTCTCATGGCGGCCCATAATATACTTGCTGCTGAAGAACAAAGCTTAAACATATGTACGTTGTGCAGTGCGTGCACGGGTTCGCTCACTGAAGTGAACAAGTATCTGGGCGAACACTTCGATGAGAAGGCAAAGGTCGTGGCAACGCTTAGGAAGCAAGGCTTTGATTTTCATTTCAGCAAATCCATCGAGGTTAAACATTTTGCCAAGATACTCTATGAGAAATTTGACCTGGATAACATAGGAAAAATGATAACGAGGAAGTTATTGGGGCTGAGAATTGCGGTGCATTATGGTTGTCACTACTTGAAACCGGTCGATATCTATGATGGTGCCGAAGACCCAGAGAACCCTCATTCAATTGATGACCTCGTACGACTGACCGGAGCAGAATCTGTTGCTTACAGTGAGAAGACAAAATGCTGTGGCGCCGGAGTTTTGGCGATAAGTGAAGAATTAGCGTACACCATGGCCAGGAGTAAACTTCTGGAATTATCGCAAAATTCCGTTGATGCCTTGGTAGTGGTGTGTCCATTTTGTAGTATAATGTTTGACGATAATCAGAGGAAGATCGAACAGAAATTTCAGGAGCAATACAACATGCCCGTCTTGTATTATCCGCAGTTATTGGGGATAGCTTTAGGAATTGATGAAAAAGCGCTGGGTTTACGCATGAACCGCGTTTCAACAAAGAAGCTTATGGAAAAAATTTCTTATGTCTGA